One window from the genome of Nicotiana tomentosiformis chromosome 5, ASM39032v3, whole genome shotgun sequence encodes:
- the LOC104104271 gene encoding factor of DNA methylation 4-like isoform X3 — MEHCYGEDADITESEIEDYKEKSYEELRCGNQSFKISDVAYTCPYCQEKSGRHLFYEDLLQHASGIGKSKIRTARDRANHLALAKYLENDVAGAAIPSKSNKELNSGNHSFRKSDVVFACPYCPETRKRGFSYKDLLQHANGIGSSNSTKRTARDTANHLALAKRLENNVAGSASSAKYYEDSRSGNHSPKISNMAFACPYCPETRERVFSYKDLLQHANGIGSSNSLKRTARDKVNHLALAKRLEKDVAGSASSSKSYEESRNVNHSFKLSNMTFACPYCPETRNRDFSYKDLFQHVYSVGNCNSITRTASDKANHLALAKSMENDLAGAAGPSKSYEEMKTGNHSLKIPDMAFARAYCPERRNREFLYKDLLQHASGVRNGNSKKRTARDSANHLPLVKHLDSDVAGPLKAYEELESGKQSFNISERTFACAYCSDTRNRDFSYKDLLQHAVGVGSCDSKKRTARDKANHLALAKHLQNFATYLENDVASAPSTSISYEKMKSNHSFNNSDVAFACPYCPETRNKDFSYKDLLQHAGGVGSCNSKKRTARDKANHLALAKYLASDVAGSASSSIPYEKLKSGNYSLNIPAVAYTFAYCPKKRKREFMYKDLMFHVREVGSCSSNKRTAIDKANHLTLAKYFENDVALAASPSKPDTLGDPQVDTLLDYDRAEMFVWPWIAVVVNLPTEFKDGRYVGESGSNLKDQLIRRGFNPTRVRTLWNDLGHSGIALVEFKKDWSGFSNAILFEKAYEADYHGKKDWEVSNGKKSDLYAWIARADDYQATNVVGEKLQKFGDLRTLPNIMEEESRKTRKLVSSLTNAIEIKKLNLKMIEDKYKETSQSVEQLIVVNAKLRQSYNEEIKKIQSSSRDHFQQTFINHEKLKLQLETQKKELELRHTELQKREAQNESDRKKMSEDLEQNAILKTSLSAAIEEQRNVDEKVPKMAEELKKQKEELHKRIIKLEKQLVTKQAGEIEVERLRVTMKQIEEEANQEVLQKVDTLLKDLREKEEKYEDLVALNQTLIVKERKSNDELQEALKELVNGLKELPRNGPIGVKRMGELDSRPFLEAMKRRYNEVEAEEIASELCSLWEEYLRDPEWHPIKVISINGKHQAVIDDEDEKLKGLKKTYGGSYCVTEPMEKENDTRLNFGCFIVLLLTFFRDRQLKWRIENYGA; from the exons ATGGAGCATTGTTATGGAGAAGATGCTGATATAACTGAATCAGAGATTGAAGACTATAAAGAAAAATCATATGAAGAGTTGAGGTGTGGAAATCAATCTTTTAAGATATCAGATGTGGCTTACACTTGTCCCTATTGTCAAGAGAAAAGCGGGCGGCACCTTTTCTATGAAGATCTCTTGCAGCATGCAAGTGGAATAGGAAAGTCTAAGATACGAACTGCAAGAGATAGGGCCAACCATCTTGCATTGGCCAAGTATTTAGAAAATGATGTAGCAGGTGCTGCTATTCCATCAAAATCTAATAAAGAGTTGAACAGTGGAAATCACTCTTTTAGGAAATCAGATGTAGTTTTTGCTTGCCCCTATTGTCCAGAGACAAGAAAAAGAGGTTTTTCTTATAAGGATCTGTTGCAACATGCAAATGGAATAGGAAGCTCAAACTCTACGAAGCGAACTGCAAGAGATACGGCGAACCATCTTGCATTAGCCAAGCGCTTGGAAAATAATGTAGCAGGTTCTGCCAGTTCAGCAAAATATTATGAAGACTCGAGGAGTGGAAATCACTCTCCTAAGATATCAAATATGGCTTTTGCTTGTCCCTATTGTCCGGAGACAAGAGAAAGAGTTTTTTCTTATAAGGATCTCTTGCAGCATGCAAATGGAATAGGAAGCTCTAACTCTTTGAAGCGAACTGCAAGAGATAAGGTGAACCATCTTGCATTAGCCAAGCGCTTGGAAAAAGATGTAGCCGGTTCTGCCAGTTCATCAAAATCTTATGAAGAGTCGAGGAATGTAAATCACTCTTTTAagctatcaaatatgactttTGCTTGCCCCTACTGTCCAGAGACAAGAAACAGAGATTTTTCGTACAAAGATCTCTTTCAGCATGTATATTCAGTGGGAAACTGTAACTCTATAACGCGAACAGCAAGTGATAAGGCCAACCATCTTGCATTGGCCAAGTCCATGGAAAATGATTTAGCAGGTGCAGCTGGTCCATCAAAATCTTATGAGGAGATGAAGACTGGAAATCACTCTCTTAAGATACCAGATATGGCTTTTGCTCGTGCCTATTGTCCAGAGAGGAGAAACAGAGAATTTTTATACAAGGATCTCTTGCAGCATGCGAGTGGAGTAAGAAATGGTAACTCTAAGAAGCGAACTGCAAGAGATAGTGCCAACCATCTTCCATTGGTCAAGCACTTGGATAGTGATGTAGCAGGTCCATTGAAAGCTTATGAAGAGTTGGAGAGCGGGAAACAATCTTTTAACATATCAGAAAGGACTTTTGCTTGTGCCTATTGTTCAGATACAAGAAACAGAGATTTTTCGTACAAAGATCTCTTGCAGCATGCAGTAGGAGTAGGAAGCTGTGACTCTAAGAAACGAACGGCAAGAGATAAGGCCAACCATCTTGCCTTGGCCAAGCACTTGCAAAATTTTGCCACATATTTGGAAAATGATGTAGCAAGTGCTCCCAGTACATCAATATCTTATGAAAAAATGAAGAGTAATCACTCTTTTAACAATTCAGATGTCGCTTTTGCTTGCCCCTATTGTCCAGAGACTAGAAACAAAGATTTTTCATATAAGGATCTCTTGCAGCATGCTGGTGGAGTAGGAAGCTGTAACTCTAAGAAGCGAACTGCAAGAGATAAGGCTAACCATCTTGCATTGGCCAAGTACTTGGCAAGTGATGTAGCAGGCAGTGCTAGTTCATCAATACCTTATGAAAAGTTGAAGAGTGGAAATTACTCGTTGAACATACCAGCTGTGGCTTACACTTTTGCCTATTGTCCAAAGAAAAGAAAGCGAGAATTTATGTATAAGGATCTCATGTTCCATGTGAGGGAAGTTGGAAGCTGTAGCTCCAACAAGCGAActgcaatagataaagctaacCATCTTACATTGGCCAAGTACTTCGAAAATGATGTAGCACTTGCTGCCAGTCCATCAAAACCTGATACTCTAGGTGATCCTCAGGTTGATACTCTTTTAGATTATGACCGTGCTGAGATGTTTGTATGGCCGTGGATTGCAGTTGTTGTGAATCTTCCCACTGAATTTAAGGATGGACGCTATGTAGGAGAAAGTGGTTCCAATCTGAAGGATCAGTTGATAAGGAGAGGTTTCAATCCAACACGAGTGCGCACTCTATGGAATGACCTAGGCCATTCTGGAATTGCTCTTGTTGAATTCAAGAAAGATTGGTCTGGGTTCAGTAATGCCATATTATTTGAGAAGGCCTATGAGGCCGATTATCATGGTAAGAAGGATTGGGAAGTCAGTAATGGCAAAAAGTCTGATCTTTATGCTTGGATAGCTCGAGCTGATGATTATCAGGCTACTAATGTTGTTGGTGAAAAGCTCCAGAAATTTGGAGACCTTAGAACCCTTCCTAATATCATGGAAGAAGAATCTCGGAAGACTCGTAAGCTTGTTTCTAGTTTGACCAATGCCATTGAAATCAAGAAGTTGAACTTAAAGATGATAGAGGACAAATATAAGGAGACTTCCCAGTCTGTCGAACAGTTGATTGTGGTGAATGCTAAACTTCGTCAATCATACAATGAAG AAATAAAAAAGATCCAGTCAAGTTCACGCGATCATTTCCAGCAGACATTTATTAATCATGAAAAGTTAAAATTACAATTGGAAACTCAAAAAAAGGAGCTTGAACTCCGACATACAGAATTGCAGAAACGTGAGGCCCAAAATGAAAGTGATAGGAAAAAAATGTCCGAAGATCTTGAACAG AATGCTATCCTAAAAACCTCCCTTAGTGCTGCGATTGAAGAGCAACGGAATGTTGATGAAAAAGTACCGAAAATGGCAGAAGAACTGAAG AAACAAAAGGAGGAACTCCATAAGAGAATTATTAAGCTTGAGAAACAACTTGTCACGAAACAAGCAGGAGAAATAGAAGTGGAGCGATTGCGAGTGACTATGAAGCAGATTGAAGAAGAGGCCAATCAGGAAGTTCTGCAAAAAGTTGACACACTGCTTAAAGATTTaagagaaaaggaagaaaaatatgaagatttaGTGGCTTTGAACCAAACCTTGATTGTGAAGGAACGAAAGAGCAATGATGAGCTGCAGGAAGCACTTAAAGAATTGGTTAAT GGCTTGAAAGAATTACCTAGAAATGGTCCTATTGGTGTTAAGAGGATGGGAGAGCTCGACAGCAGACCGTTTCTTGAAGCAATGAAGAGGAGATATAATGAGGTAGAAGCAGAGGAGATAGCTTCTGAGTTGTGCTCGTTGTGGGAGGAGTACCTTAGAGACCCTGAATGGCATCCCATTAAAGTCATTTCCATAAATGGGAAACATCAG GCTGtaattgatgatgaagatgaaaaACTGAAAGGCTTGAAGAAAACTTACG GAGGGAGTTACTGTGTTACTGAACCtatggaaaaagaaaatgacactCGACTGAACTTTGGATGCTTCATTGTGCTTCTCCTAACGTTCTTTAG GGACAGACAATTAAAGTGGAGAATTGAAAACTATGGAGCGTAA
- the LOC104104271 gene encoding factor of DNA methylation 4-like isoform X6, whose amino-acid sequence MEHCYGEDADITESEIEDYKEKSYEELRCGNQSFKISDVAYTCPYCQEKSGRHLFYEDLLQHASGIGKSKIRTARDRANHLALAKYLENDVAGAAIPSKSNKELNSGNHSFRKSDVVFACPYCPETRKRGFSYKDLLQHANGIGSSNSTKRTARDTANHLALAKRLENNVAGSASSAKYYEDSRSGNHSPKISNMAFACPYCPETRERVFSYKDLLQHANGIGSSNSLKRTARDKVNHLALAKRLEKDVAGSASSSKSYEESRNVNHSFKLSNMTFACPYCPETRNRDFSYKDLFQHVYSVGNCNSITRTASDKANHLALAKSMENDLAGAAGPSKSYEEMKTGNHSLKIPDMAFARAYCPERRNREFLYKDLLQHASGVRNGNSKKRTARDSANHLPLVKHLDSDVAGPLKAYEELESGKQSFNISERTFACAYCSDTRNRDFSYKDLLQHAVGVGSCDSKKRTARDKANHLALAKHLQNFATYLENDVASAPSTSISYEKMKSNHSFNNSDVAFACPYCPETRNKDFSYKDLLQHAGGVGSCNSKKRTARDKANHLALAKYLASDVAGSASSSIPYEKLKSGNYSLNIPAVAYTFAYCPKKRKREFMYKDLMFHVREVGSCSSNKRTAIDKANHLTLAKYFENDVALAASPSKPDTLGDPQVDTLLDYDRAEMFVWPWIAVVVNLPTEFKDGRYVGESGSNLKDQLIRRGFNPTRVRTLWNDLGHSGIALVEFKKDWSGFSNAILFEKAYEADYHGKKDWEVSNGKKSDLYAWIARADDYQATNVVGEKLQKFGDLRTLPNIMEEESRKTRKLVSSLTNAIEIKKLNLKMIEDKYKETSQSVEQLIVVNAKLRQSYNEEIKKIQSSSRDHFQQTFINHEKLKLQLETQKKELELRHTELQKREAQNESDRKKMSEDLEQNAILKTSLSAAIEEQRNVDEKVPKMAEELKKQKEELHKRIIKLEKQLVTKQAGEIEVERLRVTMKQIEEEANQEVLQKVDTLLKDLREKEEKYEDLVALNQTLIVKERKSNDELQEALKELVNGLKELPRNGPIGVKRMGELDSRPFLEAMKRRYNEVEAEEIASELCSLWEEYLRDPEWHPIKVISINGKHQAVIDDEDEKLKGLKKTYVAFHLDKL is encoded by the exons ATGGAGCATTGTTATGGAGAAGATGCTGATATAACTGAATCAGAGATTGAAGACTATAAAGAAAAATCATATGAAGAGTTGAGGTGTGGAAATCAATCTTTTAAGATATCAGATGTGGCTTACACTTGTCCCTATTGTCAAGAGAAAAGCGGGCGGCACCTTTTCTATGAAGATCTCTTGCAGCATGCAAGTGGAATAGGAAAGTCTAAGATACGAACTGCAAGAGATAGGGCCAACCATCTTGCATTGGCCAAGTATTTAGAAAATGATGTAGCAGGTGCTGCTATTCCATCAAAATCTAATAAAGAGTTGAACAGTGGAAATCACTCTTTTAGGAAATCAGATGTAGTTTTTGCTTGCCCCTATTGTCCAGAGACAAGAAAAAGAGGTTTTTCTTATAAGGATCTGTTGCAACATGCAAATGGAATAGGAAGCTCAAACTCTACGAAGCGAACTGCAAGAGATACGGCGAACCATCTTGCATTAGCCAAGCGCTTGGAAAATAATGTAGCAGGTTCTGCCAGTTCAGCAAAATATTATGAAGACTCGAGGAGTGGAAATCACTCTCCTAAGATATCAAATATGGCTTTTGCTTGTCCCTATTGTCCGGAGACAAGAGAAAGAGTTTTTTCTTATAAGGATCTCTTGCAGCATGCAAATGGAATAGGAAGCTCTAACTCTTTGAAGCGAACTGCAAGAGATAAGGTGAACCATCTTGCATTAGCCAAGCGCTTGGAAAAAGATGTAGCCGGTTCTGCCAGTTCATCAAAATCTTATGAAGAGTCGAGGAATGTAAATCACTCTTTTAagctatcaaatatgactttTGCTTGCCCCTACTGTCCAGAGACAAGAAACAGAGATTTTTCGTACAAAGATCTCTTTCAGCATGTATATTCAGTGGGAAACTGTAACTCTATAACGCGAACAGCAAGTGATAAGGCCAACCATCTTGCATTGGCCAAGTCCATGGAAAATGATTTAGCAGGTGCAGCTGGTCCATCAAAATCTTATGAGGAGATGAAGACTGGAAATCACTCTCTTAAGATACCAGATATGGCTTTTGCTCGTGCCTATTGTCCAGAGAGGAGAAACAGAGAATTTTTATACAAGGATCTCTTGCAGCATGCGAGTGGAGTAAGAAATGGTAACTCTAAGAAGCGAACTGCAAGAGATAGTGCCAACCATCTTCCATTGGTCAAGCACTTGGATAGTGATGTAGCAGGTCCATTGAAAGCTTATGAAGAGTTGGAGAGCGGGAAACAATCTTTTAACATATCAGAAAGGACTTTTGCTTGTGCCTATTGTTCAGATACAAGAAACAGAGATTTTTCGTACAAAGATCTCTTGCAGCATGCAGTAGGAGTAGGAAGCTGTGACTCTAAGAAACGAACGGCAAGAGATAAGGCCAACCATCTTGCCTTGGCCAAGCACTTGCAAAATTTTGCCACATATTTGGAAAATGATGTAGCAAGTGCTCCCAGTACATCAATATCTTATGAAAAAATGAAGAGTAATCACTCTTTTAACAATTCAGATGTCGCTTTTGCTTGCCCCTATTGTCCAGAGACTAGAAACAAAGATTTTTCATATAAGGATCTCTTGCAGCATGCTGGTGGAGTAGGAAGCTGTAACTCTAAGAAGCGAACTGCAAGAGATAAGGCTAACCATCTTGCATTGGCCAAGTACTTGGCAAGTGATGTAGCAGGCAGTGCTAGTTCATCAATACCTTATGAAAAGTTGAAGAGTGGAAATTACTCGTTGAACATACCAGCTGTGGCTTACACTTTTGCCTATTGTCCAAAGAAAAGAAAGCGAGAATTTATGTATAAGGATCTCATGTTCCATGTGAGGGAAGTTGGAAGCTGTAGCTCCAACAAGCGAActgcaatagataaagctaacCATCTTACATTGGCCAAGTACTTCGAAAATGATGTAGCACTTGCTGCCAGTCCATCAAAACCTGATACTCTAGGTGATCCTCAGGTTGATACTCTTTTAGATTATGACCGTGCTGAGATGTTTGTATGGCCGTGGATTGCAGTTGTTGTGAATCTTCCCACTGAATTTAAGGATGGACGCTATGTAGGAGAAAGTGGTTCCAATCTGAAGGATCAGTTGATAAGGAGAGGTTTCAATCCAACACGAGTGCGCACTCTATGGAATGACCTAGGCCATTCTGGAATTGCTCTTGTTGAATTCAAGAAAGATTGGTCTGGGTTCAGTAATGCCATATTATTTGAGAAGGCCTATGAGGCCGATTATCATGGTAAGAAGGATTGGGAAGTCAGTAATGGCAAAAAGTCTGATCTTTATGCTTGGATAGCTCGAGCTGATGATTATCAGGCTACTAATGTTGTTGGTGAAAAGCTCCAGAAATTTGGAGACCTTAGAACCCTTCCTAATATCATGGAAGAAGAATCTCGGAAGACTCGTAAGCTTGTTTCTAGTTTGACCAATGCCATTGAAATCAAGAAGTTGAACTTAAAGATGATAGAGGACAAATATAAGGAGACTTCCCAGTCTGTCGAACAGTTGATTGTGGTGAATGCTAAACTTCGTCAATCATACAATGAAG AAATAAAAAAGATCCAGTCAAGTTCACGCGATCATTTCCAGCAGACATTTATTAATCATGAAAAGTTAAAATTACAATTGGAAACTCAAAAAAAGGAGCTTGAACTCCGACATACAGAATTGCAGAAACGTGAGGCCCAAAATGAAAGTGATAGGAAAAAAATGTCCGAAGATCTTGAACAG AATGCTATCCTAAAAACCTCCCTTAGTGCTGCGATTGAAGAGCAACGGAATGTTGATGAAAAAGTACCGAAAATGGCAGAAGAACTGAAG AAACAAAAGGAGGAACTCCATAAGAGAATTATTAAGCTTGAGAAACAACTTGTCACGAAACAAGCAGGAGAAATAGAAGTGGAGCGATTGCGAGTGACTATGAAGCAGATTGAAGAAGAGGCCAATCAGGAAGTTCTGCAAAAAGTTGACACACTGCTTAAAGATTTaagagaaaaggaagaaaaatatgaagatttaGTGGCTTTGAACCAAACCTTGATTGTGAAGGAACGAAAGAGCAATGATGAGCTGCAGGAAGCACTTAAAGAATTGGTTAAT GGCTTGAAAGAATTACCTAGAAATGGTCCTATTGGTGTTAAGAGGATGGGAGAGCTCGACAGCAGACCGTTTCTTGAAGCAATGAAGAGGAGATATAATGAGGTAGAAGCAGAGGAGATAGCTTCTGAGTTGTGCTCGTTGTGGGAGGAGTACCTTAGAGACCCTGAATGGCATCCCATTAAAGTCATTTCCATAAATGGGAAACATCAG GCTGtaattgatgatgaagatgaaaaACTGAAAGGCTTGAAGAAAACTTACG TTGCATTTCATCTTGACAAGTTATAA
- the LOC104104271 gene encoding factor of DNA methylation 4-like isoform X4, with translation MEHCYGEDADITESEIEDYKEKSYEELRCGNQSFKISDVAYTCPYCQEKSGRHLFYEDLLQHASGIGKSKIRTARDRANHLALAKYLENDVAGAAIPSKSNKELNSGNHSFRKSDVVFACPYCPETRKRGFSYKDLLQHANGIGSSNSTKRTARDTANHLALAKRLENNVAGSASSAKYYEDSRSGNHSPKISNMAFACPYCPETRERVFSYKDLLQHANGIGSSNSLKRTARDKVNHLALAKRLEKDVAGSASSSKSYEESRNVNHSFKLSNMTFACPYCPETRNRDFSYKDLFQHVYSVGNCNSITRTASDKANHLALAKSMENDLAGAAGPSKSYEEMKTGNHSLKIPDMAFARAYCPERRNREFLYKDLLQHASGVRNGNSKKRTARDSANHLPLVKHLDSDVAGPLKAYEELESGKQSFNISERTFACAYCSDTRNRDFSYKDLLQHAVGVGSCDSKKRTARDKANHLALAKHLQNFATYLENDVASAPSTSISYEKMKSNHSFNNSDVAFACPYCPETRNKDFSYKDLLQHAGGVGSCNSKKRTARDKANHLALAKYLASDVAGSASSSIPYEKLKSGNYSLNIPAVAYTFAYCPKKRKREFMYKDLMFHVREVGSCSSNKRTAIDKANHLTLAKYFENDVALAASPSKPDTLGDPQVDTLLDYDRAEMFVWPWIAVVVNLPTEFKDGRYVGESGSNLKDQLIRRGFNPTRVRTLWNDLGHSGIALVEFKKDWSGFSNAILFEKAYEADYHGKKDWEVSNGKKSDLYAWIARADDYQATNVVGEKLQKFGDLRTLPNIMEEESRKTRKLVSSLTNAIEIKKLNLKMIEDKYKETSQSVEQLIVVNAKLRQSYNEEIKKIQSSSRDHFQQTFINHEKLKLQLETQKKELELRHTELQKREAQNESDRKKMSEDLEQNAILKTSLSAAIEEQRNVDEKVPKMAEELKKQKEELHKRIIKLEKQLVTKQAGEIEVERLRVTMKQIEEEANQEVLQKVDTLLKDLREKEEKYEDLVALNQTLIVKERKSNDELQEALKELVNGLKELPRNGPIGVKRMGELDSRPFLEAMKRRYNEVEAEEIASELCSLWEEYLRDPEWHPIKVISINGKHQAVIDDEDEKLKGLKKTYGGSYCVTEPMEKENDTRLNFGCFIVLLLTFFSCISS, from the exons ATGGAGCATTGTTATGGAGAAGATGCTGATATAACTGAATCAGAGATTGAAGACTATAAAGAAAAATCATATGAAGAGTTGAGGTGTGGAAATCAATCTTTTAAGATATCAGATGTGGCTTACACTTGTCCCTATTGTCAAGAGAAAAGCGGGCGGCACCTTTTCTATGAAGATCTCTTGCAGCATGCAAGTGGAATAGGAAAGTCTAAGATACGAACTGCAAGAGATAGGGCCAACCATCTTGCATTGGCCAAGTATTTAGAAAATGATGTAGCAGGTGCTGCTATTCCATCAAAATCTAATAAAGAGTTGAACAGTGGAAATCACTCTTTTAGGAAATCAGATGTAGTTTTTGCTTGCCCCTATTGTCCAGAGACAAGAAAAAGAGGTTTTTCTTATAAGGATCTGTTGCAACATGCAAATGGAATAGGAAGCTCAAACTCTACGAAGCGAACTGCAAGAGATACGGCGAACCATCTTGCATTAGCCAAGCGCTTGGAAAATAATGTAGCAGGTTCTGCCAGTTCAGCAAAATATTATGAAGACTCGAGGAGTGGAAATCACTCTCCTAAGATATCAAATATGGCTTTTGCTTGTCCCTATTGTCCGGAGACAAGAGAAAGAGTTTTTTCTTATAAGGATCTCTTGCAGCATGCAAATGGAATAGGAAGCTCTAACTCTTTGAAGCGAACTGCAAGAGATAAGGTGAACCATCTTGCATTAGCCAAGCGCTTGGAAAAAGATGTAGCCGGTTCTGCCAGTTCATCAAAATCTTATGAAGAGTCGAGGAATGTAAATCACTCTTTTAagctatcaaatatgactttTGCTTGCCCCTACTGTCCAGAGACAAGAAACAGAGATTTTTCGTACAAAGATCTCTTTCAGCATGTATATTCAGTGGGAAACTGTAACTCTATAACGCGAACAGCAAGTGATAAGGCCAACCATCTTGCATTGGCCAAGTCCATGGAAAATGATTTAGCAGGTGCAGCTGGTCCATCAAAATCTTATGAGGAGATGAAGACTGGAAATCACTCTCTTAAGATACCAGATATGGCTTTTGCTCGTGCCTATTGTCCAGAGAGGAGAAACAGAGAATTTTTATACAAGGATCTCTTGCAGCATGCGAGTGGAGTAAGAAATGGTAACTCTAAGAAGCGAACTGCAAGAGATAGTGCCAACCATCTTCCATTGGTCAAGCACTTGGATAGTGATGTAGCAGGTCCATTGAAAGCTTATGAAGAGTTGGAGAGCGGGAAACAATCTTTTAACATATCAGAAAGGACTTTTGCTTGTGCCTATTGTTCAGATACAAGAAACAGAGATTTTTCGTACAAAGATCTCTTGCAGCATGCAGTAGGAGTAGGAAGCTGTGACTCTAAGAAACGAACGGCAAGAGATAAGGCCAACCATCTTGCCTTGGCCAAGCACTTGCAAAATTTTGCCACATATTTGGAAAATGATGTAGCAAGTGCTCCCAGTACATCAATATCTTATGAAAAAATGAAGAGTAATCACTCTTTTAACAATTCAGATGTCGCTTTTGCTTGCCCCTATTGTCCAGAGACTAGAAACAAAGATTTTTCATATAAGGATCTCTTGCAGCATGCTGGTGGAGTAGGAAGCTGTAACTCTAAGAAGCGAACTGCAAGAGATAAGGCTAACCATCTTGCATTGGCCAAGTACTTGGCAAGTGATGTAGCAGGCAGTGCTAGTTCATCAATACCTTATGAAAAGTTGAAGAGTGGAAATTACTCGTTGAACATACCAGCTGTGGCTTACACTTTTGCCTATTGTCCAAAGAAAAGAAAGCGAGAATTTATGTATAAGGATCTCATGTTCCATGTGAGGGAAGTTGGAAGCTGTAGCTCCAACAAGCGAActgcaatagataaagctaacCATCTTACATTGGCCAAGTACTTCGAAAATGATGTAGCACTTGCTGCCAGTCCATCAAAACCTGATACTCTAGGTGATCCTCAGGTTGATACTCTTTTAGATTATGACCGTGCTGAGATGTTTGTATGGCCGTGGATTGCAGTTGTTGTGAATCTTCCCACTGAATTTAAGGATGGACGCTATGTAGGAGAAAGTGGTTCCAATCTGAAGGATCAGTTGATAAGGAGAGGTTTCAATCCAACACGAGTGCGCACTCTATGGAATGACCTAGGCCATTCTGGAATTGCTCTTGTTGAATTCAAGAAAGATTGGTCTGGGTTCAGTAATGCCATATTATTTGAGAAGGCCTATGAGGCCGATTATCATGGTAAGAAGGATTGGGAAGTCAGTAATGGCAAAAAGTCTGATCTTTATGCTTGGATAGCTCGAGCTGATGATTATCAGGCTACTAATGTTGTTGGTGAAAAGCTCCAGAAATTTGGAGACCTTAGAACCCTTCCTAATATCATGGAAGAAGAATCTCGGAAGACTCGTAAGCTTGTTTCTAGTTTGACCAATGCCATTGAAATCAAGAAGTTGAACTTAAAGATGATAGAGGACAAATATAAGGAGACTTCCCAGTCTGTCGAACAGTTGATTGTGGTGAATGCTAAACTTCGTCAATCATACAATGAAG AAATAAAAAAGATCCAGTCAAGTTCACGCGATCATTTCCAGCAGACATTTATTAATCATGAAAAGTTAAAATTACAATTGGAAACTCAAAAAAAGGAGCTTGAACTCCGACATACAGAATTGCAGAAACGTGAGGCCCAAAATGAAAGTGATAGGAAAAAAATGTCCGAAGATCTTGAACAG AATGCTATCCTAAAAACCTCCCTTAGTGCTGCGATTGAAGAGCAACGGAATGTTGATGAAAAAGTACCGAAAATGGCAGAAGAACTGAAG AAACAAAAGGAGGAACTCCATAAGAGAATTATTAAGCTTGAGAAACAACTTGTCACGAAACAAGCAGGAGAAATAGAAGTGGAGCGATTGCGAGTGACTATGAAGCAGATTGAAGAAGAGGCCAATCAGGAAGTTCTGCAAAAAGTTGACACACTGCTTAAAGATTTaagagaaaaggaagaaaaatatgaagatttaGTGGCTTTGAACCAAACCTTGATTGTGAAGGAACGAAAGAGCAATGATGAGCTGCAGGAAGCACTTAAAGAATTGGTTAAT GGCTTGAAAGAATTACCTAGAAATGGTCCTATTGGTGTTAAGAGGATGGGAGAGCTCGACAGCAGACCGTTTCTTGAAGCAATGAAGAGGAGATATAATGAGGTAGAAGCAGAGGAGATAGCTTCTGAGTTGTGCTCGTTGTGGGAGGAGTACCTTAGAGACCCTGAATGGCATCCCATTAAAGTCATTTCCATAAATGGGAAACATCAG GCTGtaattgatgatgaagatgaaaaACTGAAAGGCTTGAAGAAAACTTACG GAGGGAGTTACTGTGTTACTGAACCtatggaaaaagaaaatgacactCGACTGAACTTTGGATGCTTCATTGTGCTTCTCCTAACGTTCTTTAG TTGCATTTCATCTTGA